The genomic DNA TATACCATCTGATGCTGAGAGCAGAGCCCTTACCTCATCTGCAGAAAGTTTCTTTTCGGTCTCGATATTTACAGACTCGGAATGGCACTTAAAGACAGGAACCCTCACAGTTGTGGCTGTTATCCTTAGTGAAGAATCGCCGAGTATCTTTCTCGTTTCATTTATCATCTTCATCTCTTCTTTTGTATAACCATTATCCAGGAAACTGTCGATATGAGGAAGACAGTTGAATGCTATCTGATGAGGATAGACCTTTGGTGTTATATCCTTGAAGTTCAGGAATGCGGCGCTCTGCTCAAGAAGCTCATCCATCGCCTTCTTGCCTGTGCCGGATACTGACTGAAAGGTTGTAACCACAACCCTCTTGATCTTTGCGGCATCATGTATGGGTTTCAGAGGAAGCACCATCTGGATCGTCGAGCAGTTGGGGTTTGCTATTATCCCTTTATGCCATTTAAGGTCATGCGGGTTGACTTCAGGAACGACCAGAGGGACCTCAGGGTCCATTCTCCATGCGCTTGAGTTATCTATGACAACACATCCTGCCTTTGCAGCTATCGGCGCAAACTCTATGCTCCTATCGCCGCCTGCTGAGAAGAGGGCTATGTCAATTCCTTTGAAGACATCCGCTTTGAGCACCTCGACAGCTATAGCCTTCCCATGGAAGTCGAGTGTACTGCCCTCTGAACGCTCTGAGGCAAAGAGCCTTAGCTCACCCACAGGGAAGTTTCTTTCTTCGAGAATTGAGACCATCTCATTTCCTACGGCCCCGGTTGCTCCTACAACTGCTACGGTGTATTTCTCTTTTTTCTTAAGCATCGTTTTTCTTTACAACTCCTGTCTAAAATTAAATTTTAATTATAGGTTCTTCACTACCAGGTCACCGACTTCAGTAGTGCTGTATCCCATCTTGCCGGCTGCGAGGCTCTTAATGTCATTTGCAGTGACCTTCATGACTGCCGCTTCTATCGCCTTGCCGCTTGCTGTTTCCCCAA from Thermodesulfovibrionia bacterium includes the following:
- a CDS encoding aspartate-semialdehyde dehydrogenase, translated to MLKKKEKYTVAVVGATGAVGNEMVSILEERNFPVGELRLFASERSEGSTLDFHGKAIAVEVLKADVFKGIDIALFSAGGDRSIEFAPIAAKAGCVVIDNSSAWRMDPEVPLVVPEVNPHDLKWHKGIIANPNCSTIQMVLPLKPIHDAAKIKRVVVTTFQSVSGTGKKAMDELLEQSAAFLNFKDITPKVYPHQIAFNCLPHIDSFLDNGYTKEEMKMINETRKILGDSSLRITATTVRVPVFKCHSESVNIETEKKLSADEVRALLSASDGIIVYDAPEKNIYPLPIYVAGKDETYIGRIREDESVENGINMWIVADNIRKGAALNAVQIAEKLIE